TTCATGTTCAAGAAGTCGAGCTGGCAATTTCCGGTGCCGAAATTGTAGCCACCGAGATATTCCGCGAATTCGAGATAGAACGGGCTGAAGCGCGGCGTCGCCTGGGTCGGGCGCATCGTGCCGCCGATATGATTGGGCGCATGGTCTTTGGTCCAGGCCTGGTCGAGATAGTTCTCGCCTTCGTAATAATAAGGCTGCTGATAGCCTGCGGCCTTGTCGCCGGTGAACGGATCTTGCGGCGCCTTGCCGGCGTTTGGATCGACCGCACGCGGCCGCCAGCGCAAGCCGCGGCTCCAGGCGAGCTTCGAGTCGGGCGCGCCGCCCAGAACCTTTGGCAAGTAGTGCTTTCGCGGATCCGTTGAGCCGATCAGCTCATCGAAGAAGGCGCGAGCGCCCCCAATCTCGAGCCACTTTGGCGCCGCGTGGCAGCTCAGGGCGCGCGCGGCCGCCGTGTCCGGCGGCCGGCACAGCGGACCATTGAGCTCTGACTCCGTCAAGAGAATGACGGCATAGTTGTCATCAAGGATGTCGATCATGCGGTGCAGCCGCGGATGGCTGTTTTGGACAGCGGTCCAAAACGGGAGATAGCGCGGGTCCGCGGGCGCAGCGGCCCCGGTCATGGTGGCGTGAATGGTCTCGTCCGGGCTCGTGCCGCCCTCGCTGTGCTCGTTGCAACAGCCGAAAAAACTCAGGCCCGTGACATCCGGACCGTGGCAGCGATAGTCCGGCGGCAAGCGCAGCGTAAGACCGTGGACAAGCGGATAGCCGGTGAGCGGATCGAGCGGCCATTGCTCGGCCGAGATGCCAGGCGGCAGCCCGAAGCACCAGCCATGGCTCTCCGGGCCAGGGCGCCCCTCCTCGTGCAGGAGCTCGAGGTTATAGGCTTGCGCCGGCAGGGCACAACTTGGCAGCGACATTCGCGTGTTTCCGTTGGTTGAGGCGGGCGCAATCCGGCTCGTTGCTCAAGCCGCCAGCGATTGTTCTCCGCGAGGATTGGTCGCACAAGGCGGCCGAAGCGTTCAGCCGAATTTTGAGCCGCCACGCCGCCGTTGTGAGCGAAGTCGTCATTTCCCACTTGATCGAGGTCGGCCTGGGGTCGCAAGCGGGCTTCCTGGCACCGTCCACCTGTAGTCCGCTCGCGGCTGGAAAGCCGACGTTCAGGCGCTTAAGAGGAAAGGCAGCTAAGGGCCAAAAGGCGACATTGGATGCATCGTGACCCAATCGAGCCCGGCAAGGGCCCAACCTGCAGCACTATCAGTGCGAGGCGGCGCGCCGGAGCGCGGCCGCCCGGAAGCGCTCGATCGTCCGGCCGAGCTCCCGGAAAACGGCATCAACGATATTGAACGAGATGCAACAGTTCAGTGCTTTGCAATGAATGCAAGCACCGTATCATTGAAGGCTTGGGGGTTCTCAACCTCCATCTGATGAGATGCCGCCGGAATCGTTGCACGTTCGACGCTCGGCAGGCAGTGCTCCAGCATGTCGTCGACGAGACGGAACACCTTAGGGCTGAGCTCCCCGTCGACGAGCAATGTTGGCGCCTTCACCTTCTGCACGTCCTCGCATGTGGTGGGCGGGAAGAGGTCTCGCGATGAGGCTTCGCCTTTCAGTTCTTGAACATTGTCCATGACGCGCTTCAGAACGGGAGGTGGGATTTTCTCGTACGAACCATCGCCCAGTACGCCGTTCACAAATCGACGCACTCCTTCTTCGTCATTCCCCTGCTTGAATGCTTCGCTCGTAGCGATTGACCTCGTGATAATGGCGCTAAGAAGAGCATCTCCTTCAGGAGTCGTTTTCAGTAACGGCCATACGGGCGGTTCGCCCAGCGTCAGACTGCGAATGACCTCCGGGTGATCTCGTGCGACCAGGAACGCAATGAACGCCCCATACGAATGACCAACGAGATGAACCGGGGGTAGATTAAGTGCCTTGATGAATGCAGCCAGGTCTTTTGCATGTAGCGTGACGGAAAAATCCGTTGCAGCTTTGGGCCATTCATTTGGATAGTGGTACCGACGACTGTACGAGATCAGTCGATATCCCTTCGAGAACGCCTCGAGCTGTCCATCCCACGTGCGGTAATCCTCCAGTGTGCCGTGCACCAACACCACTGGAGTTCCTTGCCCGAGCTCAATGTAATGGAGTGTGAGGCCATCAACTCCCACCTCTTTTGTTTTCATCTCCGAAGAAGACGCACCTTTCTGCTGCGCGAACGACGGACTCGCGACGAAGAACATGGCTGCTACCGATATGAGGACGATGTGTTTCAAGAGGAGCGTTCTCGGTTGCATATGACTCTCCTGGTGTTGTGAGACCTTTCTGCTTCGGTTTCGCTTAGTAAGCTGTGGTCTAATCCGCGATTCTCGGCGGTAAGGTGGGACTCTAGGAGTCGGATTACGCCCTATGAATCCGGTGGCTCGGGGTTCGAGTCCCCGTGGCCTATACGCGCGACGCGGCCAGAGTGGCCGATCAGGCGGGTCTGGTGGGCAGGGCGCCGGATCGGCAAGGGGCAATGAGGTGAGCCCACCGCTACCAATACTACCAGTTCAAACACACGCAGGGGGTGCACAAAACGTCACACCGTTCCCCAGGATCGCCTCGCGAGCGATTGCGCAGCTGACGGCTGGTCGACGTCGGCTCAGGGTCAAAGGCTGCCCTCGGCGTCTCCACGATAGCTTTCTGCTCAGCCCTCGGAAGCGGACTATGCGAGGCCAAGAGGGGAAGTCAGCCACGGGCCAACAGGCGACATTGAAGGCTTGGCTCGGACCAACAGAACCTCCCTCTCAACGCCTCGCGGTTGTTCCCGCGTCTCGAGCCTCCACCTCGGCTTATCGGAACGGCCTCGTTATTCGTTCACGCACAACTCGCCGCGAGCGTGCGAATCAAATCCGCCAGCCTGCCGACCGATGCCGGTGAGAAAAATGAGCCGACCGGTGGAGTTGCTGAATCGATCGGTTCCCTTGACGATCTTATCCAATTGGCTGAACGCCGGCGGCTCGGTTTCGTACACGCCAACAGTGCTGGTCGTGAATGTTCCCCCTTTTGCCGTGACTAGCACCGTTCCCGCGTAAGATTGCAGTGTTTTGGGCAACGAAGGCAGTCCAGCGGTTTCGGCCATCCCGTGCGCCGTGAAAAGCCACGTTGCGCCGTTTAGAGCGGGCTCGTTGCTCATGACTGTTCCGACAGTGCAAAGGTCGATCTGGCTTAAGCAACCTTCCTTGGTCATCTGAAGCGCAATTGTAGCCTCGAAGTTTCGGCACTGCGCGGGCTGTTGTGCGAAGCCGGCGCTTGTCGAAAGTGCAAGGATCAGGGTTGAAAGAAAGGCAGTCTTCATCAGGCCCTCCTACCTATGTGCACTTCTTACCCGCGAACCCAGAAAGCGAGCCTGGCGGCTGGTCCCTACCATCCGTTATTGCGTGCGACCCACTGTTTCCTTCGGGCATGCGGTTTGACTCACTGGGGTTACAGGCTGGTATTTTTTCTCGATGACAACGAATTGAATCGTGGTGTCTCCTACGTTTGCAAACTCGTGCCATGGGGTCGGAGGTACATCTAACAATGCGCCGGAAGTTACATTGATCTTACGCATTCCTTTCTCGTCCCGGATCTGTCCTTGGCCTCCGCTCACCACATAGCTTAGGTAACCCGGGTGTGAGTGGCAGACGTGCACAGCCCCCGGTTGGAACGTGCACCGGACCACGCTGACATTTGCGTCGTCAAAAAGCTTCTCGCAAGGTTTCTTGCCTTGCCACTCGACGGATAGCGCATCAGGCACGTCGTCGGCCTTTGCCATTTCGACGGCATTAAGGACACCGACCGCGCCGAGCGCGGCGATGCTCAAACCAATCTTGCTTGCAAGCGTCATGATACTCCTCCTCGTCTTTTCCAAAGGAGCCTCAGCGAACCGAGGGCGTTGCCTGCACAATCGAGCGCTATCCCGCGCCCGCGCGCATTGCGGATTGCCCACAAGTAGACCGGCGCAAAAGAATTGTCGGTTTAAGGAAGTGCGATGCCCGCCGAAGGCATTCCTTGCTGCATTCACCTCGAACGGAGACGTCGGCACGCCCCATCTCGAAAAGCAGCTCTAAAGAAGACTACAGCATCCCGCGCCGGCCCAAAAGTCCCTCTTATCGGCGAAGAGACGCCAAAAAAATCCGGTCCAAGCCATTGGCTCCGATGTCCGAGTTGGGTCATTCGCGTCGATCTGGCGGCGTTCTCGGCACGTCGGGTCTGGCTTCCACTGCTGAATACCGAGCGCGACCGCGATCTTCACCTTAGGGCCACAAGCGGTCTTCTCGCATCTCGCCAAAGCGAGTATCACTTTCTAACCGAACCATTAAGAGTGGAGGCGCAACCCTCCGGTTAGCCACTATGGTCACCCCACGATCGCATTCGCTGCTGATCTCGTTTCTCTTCGCCGTCTGTTGCGGAGCAGCGTCGAGTACTCCGCTGCTTGCAGCATCGACCGAGTTGCCTGTAGCGCTAGAGAGAAAATCGGAGTTGTTGGAGCTCCGATTTGGAGAGACCACAATTGCCTTTGAACCGGGTGCAATCCGAGCCGATCGTGCGTCAGCGGCTCTTCGTCAACTACACGCGTTCAGAAACTGAATTTCGGGATATCTCGCGACTTATGCCGCCATCCGGGCGGCCGCGGCTGGATCTATATCAATTCGATGCCACCGATCTGAAAGACTATTGGGGCGAGCAGATAACCTTCTACCGCCAGCCCCCGATGACTCACGTCAAGATACAGCTGACCCACGACGTGCAAATGCGTTTTGCAGCTACGGTCGAGCGATGCTTCTTCGAGTGCGGCGAGGCGACTATCAGGCAATTGATTTCATTCGTGAACAGCAAGGTCAAAAACTAGGAAAATGGCTAAGTCCGCAATGGGTCACAAGCGGCCATCACGTCCAAGCAGCGTGACGTCCGCCATCCAAGTTGACGAGAGTGACCACACCGTTCACCTACGCCGCCTTCAACACCGGCGCCGGCGGCTGCGACGGCCGGATCAGCGCGAAGGCGACCTGGATGATGCCGCCGGCAAGGCCGAGCGCCACGCCGATGCGCCAGGCCATGGTATAGGAGCCGAGCGCGTCGTAGAGGACCCCTCCTCCGTAAGCGCCGAGGAAGCTGCCGATCTGGTGGCTCATGAAGGCGAGGCCCTGGATCATCGCCTGCCAGCGCAGGCCGAACATCTCGGCGACCGCGCCCGCGACCAGCGGGCCAACGCCCATCCAGAGGAAGCCCATGATCGCGCCGAACAGCAGCGTCGAGAACGACGTCGCCGGCAGCATGAAGTACCAGGCGAGCGCGAGCGAGCGCAGGATGTAGATGCCGCCCAGCAGCGCCAGCTTGTTCCAGCGCTGGCCGGCCCAGCCGAAGAACAGCGAGCCCAGCACATTAAAGCCGCCGATCATGCCGAGCGTCTGCGCGCTGAGCATCGGATCGAGGCCGCAGATGGCGAGATAGGACGGCAGATGCGTGGTAAGGAAGACGAGCTGCATGCCGCAGACGAGATAGGCGCAGGTCATCACCACGAAGGGAGCATTTCCGAACGCCGCCTTTGTCACCGACGCGGCCGTGGCATCGCCGATGTCGTCGGCGGCCGGCTTCGGCAGCGGGATGGCGTCGATGCGGCCGGCATACCATGCCGCGGGGATCATCAGCACCGACATGATGACGAAGCCGGCAAGCCCGATGCGCCAGCCAAAGCCCTCGTTCAGCATCTGGCCGATCGGCGCCGACAGCAAGGCGCCGAGCGAGCCCGCGCCGGAGACGATGCCGAGCACGGTGGAGCGCACCGTTTCGGGCACCGCGCGCGCCGCCACCGACATCGCGATCGCCGCGGCGGTGCAGGCGAGCGAGGTGCCGATCAGCACACCGGCGCCGATCATGATGCTGACGAGCCCGTTCGCGATGGCCATCAGCGCGAGGCCGACGATATACATCAGCGCGCCAACGATCATGATGGGCCGGAAGCCGTAGCGCACCGTCATCGCGCCGGCGAGCGGCTGGAGGAAGCCCCAGGCGAGGTTCTGCACGGCCAGCGCCAGCGTGAAATCCGAGATCGAGATGTGGATGTCATGCGTCAACGGCTGCATGAAGATGCCCAGGCTCTGCCGCAGCCCCATGCTCAGCGTCAGCATGATCGAGGCGCCGATCAGGATGGGCAATGTCGGACGCAGGACCTGCAATAGGGGCATATCTTTCTCCCTCGTCGGCGCGGCGCACGCGCCGGCGTCTGCAATTCGCGATCATTTTGGTTACACAGACCTGTGTACTTAGGCTATAGAAGGCTGTTGCTGTCAAGCGAACAGGATGCGCGCTACCGCATGGCTCCCCTGCCCCCTCCACAGACGATGAAAGAGCGGATCCTTCAGACCGCCGACAAGCTGTTCTATCTGCAAGGCATTCGCGCCATCGGCGTCGACACCATCGCGGCCGAGGTCGGCATCTCCAAGCGCACGCTCTACAACCATTTCCCATCCAAGGACGCGCTGATCGCGGCCTATCTCGAGCGCCGCTTTGTAGCTCAGCGCCCCTCCGACAAGCCGCCCGCCGAGCAGATCCTCGCCACCTTCGATTCGCTGGAGCGGCGGTTTGCGGCCAAGGATTTTCGCGGCTGCCCGTTCGTGAATGCCGTGGCCGAGCTTGGGCCCGCGGATCGCGCGGTGAAGAAGATCGCGATCGCCTTCAAGGAAAGCCGCCGCGTGTGGTTTCGTGATCGCTTGACCGAGCTTGGTGTTGCCGACGCAGAGGCGCTGGCGACACAGCTCGTGCTGCTCGTCGACGGCTCCATCGCGCAGGACCTCGTCCGCGACGATCCCGCGATGGCCCGCGCCGCGAAGGAGGCGGCGAAGGTGTTGTTGCGGAACGCGGGGGTGGATGTCGGTGGGGATGCGAAGGCGGTGAAGCGAGGCAAGCCCGCGCCACAATAACAGCTGTCGTCCCGGACAAGCGAAGCGCCGATCCGGGACCCATACCCACAGGGCGCAATTTGACGAAGACTTGGAGTTACCAGCTCGCGCTATAACCCCTCCCTGGGGTTATGGGTCCCCGCGTTCGCGGGGACGAC
The genomic region above belongs to Bradyrhizobium arachidis and contains:
- a CDS encoding MFS transporter, translating into MPLLQVLRPTLPILIGASIMLTLSMGLRQSLGIFMQPLTHDIHISISDFTLALAVQNLAWGFLQPLAGAMTVRYGFRPIMIVGALMYIVGLALMAIANGLVSIMIGAGVLIGTSLACTAAAIAMSVAARAVPETVRSTVLGIVSGAGSLGALLSAPIGQMLNEGFGWRIGLAGFVIMSVLMIPAAWYAGRIDAIPLPKPAADDIGDATAASVTKAAFGNAPFVVMTCAYLVCGMQLVFLTTHLPSYLAICGLDPMLSAQTLGMIGGFNVLGSLFFGWAGQRWNKLALLGGIYILRSLALAWYFMLPATSFSTLLFGAIMGFLWMGVGPLVAGAVAEMFGLRWQAMIQGLAFMSHQIGSFLGAYGGGVLYDALGSYTMAWRIGVALGLAGGIIQVAFALIRPSQPPAPVLKAA
- a CDS encoding TetR/AcrR family transcriptional regulator; this encodes MAPLPPPQTMKERILQTADKLFYLQGIRAIGVDTIAAEVGISKRTLYNHFPSKDALIAAYLERRFVAQRPSDKPPAEQILATFDSLERRFAAKDFRGCPFVNAVAELGPADRAVKKIAIAFKESRRVWFRDRLTELGVADAEALATQLVLLVDGSIAQDLVRDDPAMARAAKEAAKVLLRNAGVDVGGDAKAVKRGKPAPQ
- a CDS encoding alpha/beta fold hydrolase translates to MKHIVLISVAAMFFVASPSFAQQKGASSSEMKTKEVGVDGLTLHYIELGQGTPVVLVHGTLEDYRTWDGQLEAFSKGYRLISYSRRYHYPNEWPKAATDFSVTLHAKDLAAFIKALNLPPVHLVGHSYGAFIAFLVARDHPEVIRSLTLGEPPVWPLLKTTPEGDALLSAIITRSIATSEAFKQGNDEEGVRRFVNGVLGDGSYEKIPPPVLKRVMDNVQELKGEASSRDLFPPTTCEDVQKVKAPTLLVDGELSPKVFRLVDDMLEHCLPSVERATIPAASHQMEVENPQAFNDTVLAFIAKH
- a CDS encoding cupin domain-containing protein, with translation MTLASKIGLSIAALGAVGVLNAVEMAKADDVPDALSVEWQGKKPCEKLFDDANVSVVRCTFQPGAVHVCHSHPGYLSYVVSGGQGQIRDEKGMRKINVTSGALLDVPPTPWHEFANVGDTTIQFVVIEKKYQPVTPVSQTACPKETVGRTQ